The sequence TCACGCAACGGCGTTACCATTGGATCGTTTGTGACTTTATAAGGCAGACGACCTAGAGCAACGCTATCATAATTCAACTCGTGACGGTCGTAGGTAGAAAGCTCGTAGTCTTCTGTCATTGATAAACAGTTTGTCGGACAATACTCTACACAGTTACCGCAGAATATACAAACTCCAAAATCAATACTGTAGTGATTGAGCTTTTTCTTTTTGCTGGCTTTGTTAAATTCCCAATCCACTACGGGTAAATTAATTGGGCAAACTCTAACGCAAACCTCGCAAGCAATACACTTATCGAACTCGAAATGAATTCTACCCCGAAAGCGTTCGCTAGGAATCAGTTTTTCGTAGGGATACTG comes from Rivularia sp. PCC 7116 and encodes:
- the ndhI gene encoding NAD(P)H-quinone oxidoreductase subunit I, giving the protein MKFLKQVVDYGKETWEATRYIGQGLAVTFDHMQRRPVTVQYPYEKLIPSERFRGRIHFEFDKCIACEVCVRVCPINLPVVDWEFNKASKKKKLNHYSIDFGVCIFCGNCVEYCPTNCLSMTEDYELSTYDRHELNYDSVALGRLPYKVTNDPMVTPLRELVYLPEGVMEPHGLPEDAPRAGAFPEDFVEEEKEDVKG